The nucleotide window GACGCCAGGAACAAGCCGATCGTCGTCCAGCGCGACACGGCGACATAGTGCTTCTCACTAGACGTCTTGTTGATGAAACGCTTATAGAAATCGTTGACGAGATACGAGGCGCCCCAGTTGAGCTGCGTGCCCACCGTCGACATGTATGCGGCCGCGAAGCCGGCCATCATCACGCCGCGCCACGGCGTCGGCAGCAGGTCGACGAACGCCTGGACGTACGCGCCCTCCTTGTCGTGCATCGGGCCCACGCCGTTCGGATACAGGATCACCGTCGCCAGGCCCGTGATGATCCACGGCCACGGCCGGATCGCGTAGTGCGCGACGTTGAAGAACAACGTCGCCAGCACGCCGTCGCGTTCGGTCTTCGCCGAGAAAATGCGCTGCGCCACGTATCCGCCGCCGCCCGGCTCCGCGCCCGGATACCACGCGGCCCACCACTGCACCGCCAGAAAGACGCCGAGCGCCATGAGCGGCATCCACGGATAGGCCTCGATCCCGTGCGACGTGTAATGCACGGGCAGCACCGAGAGCGCCGCCGTCTCGCCGCCAAAGTGCTGCGCGACACCCGCCTTGAGCTTCGTCATGCCGCCGACGGCGTTCACGGCGTACACCGCGAGAATGATCACCGCCGTCATCTTGATGACGAACTGAATGAGATCGGTCCACAGCACCGCCCACATGCCGGCGGCCACGGAATACATCATCGTTACGAGGAAGCAGATGCCAACCGCGAGCACGTCGCCTGAAATGGTGATGCCGGCGACATGCACATCGCGAAGCCCGAGCGAGATCGTGAGGATCTTGATCATCGCCCGGGTGACCCATCCGAGAATGATCAGGTTGATCGGGAGCGCGAGATACAGGGCGCGAAAGCCGCGAAGCAGCGCCGCGCGATTGCCGCTGTAGCGCACCTCCGCGAACTCCAC belongs to Gemmatimonadaceae bacterium and includes:
- a CDS encoding sodium:solute symporter family protein, encoding MHLTAVDWLIVVAYFAISAGIGLLYTKRGGESLEEYFISGRQVAWWLAGASMVATTFAADTPLVVTGIVANNGVAGNWLWWNMLMSGMLTVFFFARLWRRANVMTDVEFAEVRYSGNRAALLRGFRALYLALPINLIILGWVTRAMIKILTISLGLRDVHVAGITISGDVLAVGICFLVTMMYSVAAGMWAVLWTDLIQFVIKMTAVIILAVYAVNAVGGMTKLKAGVAQHFGGETAALSVLPVHYTSHGIEAYPWMPLMALGVFLAVQWWAAWYPGAEPGGGGYVAQRIFSAKTERDGVLATLFFNVAHYAIRPWPWIITGLATVILYPNGVGPMHDKEGAYVQAFVDLLPTPWRGVMMAGFAAAYMSTVGTQLNWGASYLVNDFYKRFINKTSSEKHYVAVSRWTTIGLFLASALVAWQLGSIEGAWKLLLALGSGTGLVLILRWYWWRVNAWSEITAMIVSAIVSLSVQPILESRYPAGDQRVIALTMLITIVVTTIAWIAVTYMTAPEPDATLDAFYMRVRPGGPGWARVSRRLGLGRERTPGGALAWTNWIAGIAAVYSTLFGIGKIIFGELGTGLILLVIAVVAFAWIARSFRNEAPPPPSGAR